The following is a genomic window from Perognathus longimembris pacificus isolate PPM17 chromosome 20, ASM2315922v1, whole genome shotgun sequence.
CTGTACTTCTGCCCATCTTCCTTGGTTTCTACTCCAAACTGTCCCTTCTTGTCTATCAAGTGACcatggaggaagaagatgagtCTCGAGGGAAGACGGAGGAGTCTGGCGAGGATCGTGGAGATGGTCCGCCTGACAGAGACCCCACACTTTCTCCTTCTGCCTTCATCCTGGTGAGGTTCCTGGGACCAAAGCCTGGGAGGGGCTGGAGAGTGTAGTTCCTGGACTAGAGGAAGGATGTTTGGGTATGCATCTTGGCTCAGGACTTGAACCAGGCCCTCAGGGTATCTGGAATGTTCTTTCCCAAGGAGCAGAGGTGGCAGCTGGAAACCTCTGACACTTGGTCACCCTTTTTTCCCTAGCGAGCAATTCAGCAGGCTGTACGAAGCTCCCTTCAGGGGGATCTGCCGAGTGATAAAGGTATGGTGGGTTGTGGTTCTGTTCAGCCCCCACCCAGTCTCTGTTCTTGGATGAGTTTGTCCCAGGCCTCTGAGGTACCTCCTCCATCTTGTCCCTCATGCTAGTGGTATCCCCCACACTGGCTGCCTTTGAGGGGCCCACAGTGTAGAACAGGGAGGCCTAGTCACAGCCCAGAAGTAGCTGGACACTGGGCTAGCATGGTGGAGGCACAGCCATAGTAGGTGCAGGGGCACCCGGAGTAGGCAGGAGGGGCCTGTCCCAGAACCCAGGGGCCCAGCAGTACTTGGAGACCAAATGCAGGGGTCCTGGGAGACCCTGGGGACTGAGCTGGCCCCAGCCTCAGCTCCTTCTATCCCCAAGGCCTCTGCTCCACTCCCTCATGCAGATCTCTCTCCCTAGATGGCTCGCGGTGTCACGGCTTTCCATGGAGGCGCTGTCGGAGCCCACGGTCAGAATCCCGGCCCCAGGAGTCAGGGGGCACTGACACGGCCACTGTGAGTGAGGGGGACAGTGCCTGTCGTCCTGGGTCTGGAGGTCTGGGGCGCTCAGCAGGGGCAGTGTTGAAGTGTAGCTTGGCTTGTATACCAGATCTTGGGCATTGGTGGTAGTCAGGATGAGGGACATCATTTGATACCTGAGTTTTCTTGGGCTTCATGTCTGAGAACCTCAGAGGCTAGGAACTGGGGAAATTTGGTGGGTCCTTGCACCATGAAACCCCTCCTGGCCCATTCTAGGTGTTGGACATGGCCACGGATAGCTTCCTTGCAGGGCTGGTGACCACCCTGGACCCCCCAGATACCTGGGTTCCCAGTCGCCTGGACCTGCGGCCTGGCGAGTGAGTACCTGGAGAGCTGTTGTGGGAGTTCCCCCACCTGGGAGCCAcaaccctgcctccccccccccacctcctagCTGAGCCACTGCTTTACCTTGCAGAAGCGAAGACATGCTGGAGCTGGTGGCTGAGGTCCGAATTGGGGACAGGGACCCCATCCCTCTCCCTGTGCCCAGCCTGCTGCCCCGTCTCAGGGCCTGGAGGACAGGCAAAACgggtatgtggggctgaggaggaGCTGGGCAGGCTGTGCAGGTGTCATTACAACTTCTGTTAGTCGTAATGGCCAGAGTGTCCTTCAGACATACATCTTcgtgtaggctgggaatgtgtcttagcggtagagtgcttgcctagcatgcatgaagccctgggttcgattcctcagcaccacataaacagaaaaggccagaagtggtgctgtggctcaagtggcagagtgctagccttgagcaaaaagaagctcagggacagtgctcctgagttcaagccccaggattggcaataaataaataaatcacattttTTACATTAGGTTGCAGTTTACTGCAATGACTTTTAAGTCATATGTGTATACAGCTTGGATGCAGAGGCAGAGACtcaaggttcaaggctagcatgggcTACCTAACAAGATATCTAAGATAAAAAGACACCAAGGCCTGTGTAGGTGCAGATGTAGCTAATTTAAAGGCCATGGAGTATGGAGCAGTGGTGTCCAGGGCTCTCTGTGCAGGGCCACAGTCTGAAAGTGACATGTCACTTGCTTGAGGTCACCTGGTTGGTTGCTTAGTGGCAGGCCCAGGCCTGTTGTTCATGGTGGAAGAATCTGCTCCCTGAGTGCACAAGGTGACAGCCCACCTCGAATCTTTTTCCTGCAAGAAGGAGCTGACGCAGGGCAAGGTTCTGGGTCAGGAGGTGGATTTAGGCCCAAACCCCCCATTCTGCTGGGGGGACATCACTGCCCTTGGGCTGAGCAattcctagtcttttttttttgccagtcctgggccttggactcagggcctgagcactgtccctggcttccttttgctcaaggctagcactctgccacttgagccacagcgccacttctggccgttttccatacatgtggtactggggaattgaacccagggcttcatgtataggaggcaggctctcttgccactaggccatattcccagcccgattccTAGTCTTGAGGGTCAGTGTGTAACATGTGAGGTCAACCCAGGCTCTATCTGTGGCCTGGGAGTACAGGCTTGGGGCCATACTGACCTGTCCCGCACATCCTGTTCCTCATTCTGATGCCTATCTTTGGGGAAGATTGTCTAGCTGTGTGCCccactttctttttgtgcctATGGGTTGCAGCTCCTACAATGGAGTTAGCGCATCCTCCCGGTGGCTCACCAAAACCTCCTAGGTAGGCAGTGTCTGGTTTCATAGCAGTGCAGGGGACCTGTGCATCTGGGGCCATGATGGGTGCCGCTCTGCTCCTGGCCGGGGAGGAGCTAGTGTGCCCCTGACCAAGctctctgtctgtttgtttgcAGTTTCTCCACAGTCCCACTCTTCCCCACCCGTCTGTGCCCGCCACCTCCTCACCTTAGGCACTGGGGATGGGGGCCCCGCCCCACCACCtgccccctcctctgcctcctcctccccttccccttccccctcctcgtcttccccttcccctcctccacctcctcctcccccagcacccccagccccacctgccccTCGATTTGACATCTATGACCCCTTCCACCCCACCGATGAGGCCTATTCCCCACCGCCTGCTCCTGAGCAAAAATATGACCCCTTCGAGCCCACTGGCTCCAACCCCAGTTCGTCAGCGGGGACTCCCTcaccagaggaagaggaggaagaagaagaggaggaggaggaggaggaagaagaggaagaggaaggtctGTCGCAGAGCATCAGCCGCATCTCAGAGACCCTGGCTGGCATCTACGATGACAACAGTTTGAGCCAGGACTTCCCAGGTGACGAGAGCCCCAGTCCCGACCCCCAGCCGCCCGCCGCAGCGCCCGGAACTCCGCCCCAGGCGGACTCCACCCGCGCGGAGGGAGCCACCCGGCGGCGCGTCTTCGTGGTGGGTGCTGAGGCCGAGGCCTGCCGGGAAGGCAAGGTCTCCGTGGAGGTGGTGACGGCCGGGGCCGCGCTGCCGCCCCCCCTGCTGCCCCCCACGGACTCAGAGATTGAGGAGGGCGAGATCGTGCAGCCCGAGGAGGAGCCCAGACTGGCGCTGCCCCTGTTCCGCGCTGGCGGGCGGCCTGCGCGGCCTCCTCCGGCTCCCGCGCcagcgcccgcgcccgccccgccgccgccgccgccgccacccgcTGCCCGCGCACCGGAGGGCGATGACTTCCTGTCCCTGCACGCCGAGTCGGACGGCGAGGGCGCCCTGCAGGTGGACCTGGGGGAGCCGGcacccgcgccgcccgccgccgacGCGCGCTGGGGCGGCCTGGACCTGCGCCGGAAGATCCTGACCCAGCGGCGGGAGCGCTACCGCCAGCGCTCGCCGTCCCCGgcggccgccccggcccccgcggctGGCGCCGGCCCACCGGCACGCAAGAAGTCCCGGCGCGAGCGCAAGCGCAGCGGTGagaccaaggaggccgccccgggccccggcgccccgcccgccccgccggcccccacCTCGCCCTGGGACAGCAAGAAGCGCCGCTCCCGCGACCGCAAGACCAGCTCCCACGCCGCAGCCTCCACCCGCCGCCGCTCCCGCTCCCGCTCGCGGTCCGCCCGCCGCCGCTCCCGCAGCTCCGACCACCGGCGCGGGGGCCGCCGGTCGCGATCACGGGAGAAGCGGCGCCGGCGGCGGCGTTCGgcatccccgccccccgccacctcCTCGTCGTCGTCCTCGCGCCGGGAGCGGCACCGGGGCAAGCACCGCGATGGCGgcagcaagaagaagaagaagcgcTCGCGCTCCCGGGGCGAGAAACGGGCGGCCGACGGGGGCGAGAAGCCGGCCGGAGGAGCCGCGCCCTCCTCGGGCTCGGCCGACCGCGAGGGCCGCCGCCGGGGCGCCGTGCCGCCCTCCATCCAGGACCTCACGGACCACGACCTCTTTGCCATCAAGCGGACCATCACGGTGGGTCGGCCCGACAAGCCCTCACCCCGCGGGCCCTCGCCGGGCCCCGCCACGTCCCCCCGGCGCGAGGTGCTGTACGACTCGGAGGGGCTGAGCGCAGACGAGCGGGGCAAGGGCGGCGACAAGGAGCGGCGCCGCGCGGGGTCCGGCGCCACCTCGTCCTCGCGGGACAAGAGCTCGCGCCGCAAGGGCCTGGACGCGGGCGACCGGGAGCGCGACCGCGACCGAGACCGAGCCTCCAAAAAGGCGCGGCCCAAGGACTCGgcgccgcccgccgggcccccAAAGCCCGCCGCCAGCAGCGGCTCCGGCTCCTCGTCGTCTTCATCGTCCTGCTCCTCGCGGAAGGTAAAGCTGCAATCCAAGGTGGCCGTGCTGATCCGCGAGGGCGTCAGCAGCACCACCCCGGCCAAGGACACCGCGGGTCCCGGCTCCATCGCCGTCAAGTTCAGCCGCGACCGCGAGAGCCGCTCACCCTTCCTCAAGCCCGAGGAGCGGGCACCTGCGGACGCAGCCAAGGCCGCCGCCGGCAGCACCAAGCCCAAAAAGACCAAGGCCAAGGCTAAGGCCGGGGCCAAGAAAGCCAAGGGGACCAAGGCGAAGACCAAGCCGTCCAAGACGCGGAAGAAGGCCCGCAGTGGAGGCAGCAGCGCGGGCAGCGGCCCGGGCGCTCTGAAGAAGTCCAAGGCCGACAGCTGCAGCCAGCCGGCGGGCGCCAAGGGTGGCGAGGAGACGTCCTGGTCAGGAGAGGAGCGCGCAGCCAAGGCCCCCAGCACCCCGCCGCCCAAGGCGGCGCCTCCGCCTCCTGCGCTCACCCCCGACTCCCAGACTGTGGACAGCAGCTGTAAGACCCCCGAGGTCTCCTTCCTGCCTGAGGAAGCAGTGGaggaggctgggggccggggtggggtggaagaggaggaggaagaagaggaggaagaagaggaggaggaagaggaggaacagcaGCCTGCAACCACcacagccaccagcacagctgCGGCTGCCCCAAGTACTGCCCCCAGCGCGGGGTCCACAGCGGGAGACTCAGGGGCAGAGGATGGGCCGGCTGCCCGTGTTTCCCAACTGCCCACGCTGCCCCCACCCATGCCCTGGAACCTGCCAGCTGGCGTGGACTGCACAACCAGTGGTGTCCTGGCCTGTGAGTGTCCCTGGTGGAGGGGAGGTGACAGAGGGAAGAAAGGGTCTGATGGTGACAGATGAAGGCGGTGGGGATATCCTGGAGTAGGTACCTTGTGATGTGAACTGAAGAGCCACAGGGGGCTGCAGCTTTCCAGAAGGCTGAGTGTAGGCTTCTGGGGGAAGCCCAGGACTGTGAGGCCCACTAAGCTGGGCCAGGGCAGGGGAGCAGAAAAGATTACTTTTGTACTGCATGGCAACATGTCCCTTAGGAGTGATGGGGGTGTAGACAAAGGTGGGCTAAGGGCAGGGGGGGCTAACCCACAGGTGGGTTAAGGGTAGGATATCAGTCCCGTCACCGTCTGGTCACTGTGACCCTTGTTCCAGGAGTCCTGGAGACTTGAGGGTACAGGATGATTGGCTGAGGCCCCATTGTCTTGTTTGTGAAGCCTTCCGCCCTGTCCTGGGACCAGGGGTGAGGGGTGGCAGCAGGTGGCTAGGTGAGGGGCATCTCTCCTGTCCCTCTTCCCATTCCCACATTCATACCTTTCTGACCCCTGCAGTGACTGCACTTCTCTTCAAGATGGAAGAAGCCAACCTGGCAAGTCGAGCAAAGGCCCAGGAGCTGATCCAGGCCACCAACCAGGTGGGCTCCCATGGGGAAGAGTCCCCACAGCCCCTTGTTTTGTCCATTGCCTGGGGTTAGGAGAAAACTACAACTCCTAGCAGGCCTCTGGGCCAAGGTACTGGCAGGAAGAGGAGCCCATTATCCTAGACCGTTGGGAAGTCACTGGGAACGTCAGGGGACAGGGGTACAAGTCCCATCTCCCCTATCCCTACCACCTTTTGTTtatctcccctctcttcccataGATCCTCAGCCACCGGAAGCCACCCTCCAGCCTGGGGGTGACCCCAGCTCCTGTACCCACCTCTCTGGGTCTGCCCCCTGGCCCCTCCAGCTACTTGCTTCCTGGCAGCCTCCCTCTGGGCGGCTGCGGCTCCACCCCTCCCACTCCCACGGGGCTGGCAGCTTCTTCTGACAAGCGAGAAGGCAGCAGCAGCTCAGAGGGACGTGGGGACACAGACAAGGTGAGCTAACCTGGAGGTTGTGGGTCCCATCACTAATAGTCTCAGCAGGAAGAGATGAACTTTGGACATGGTAGACTAGGAAAGGGTTCTGGGCAAATTTAAAGGAAGTTACATATCTTTATCTGtctagtatgtgtgtatgtgcgcatgtTCAGAGCCACCTACACCTACACACTCATTATTGACACCCCTCCCTGCTAGCCTGAGCACAGATGGCTGCTGCCCCTGATGCTGTGCTTCTAACCATAGCACCGCCTGTCAGCGACTCGTGGCCCTGTCCCCCCCTGGGCTGCTCTTactgtagactttcctgctgcaGACACAGTAAGCACTGTAATTGCTGGCCATCATGGTGTCGGCTTTTAATTCCAGCCGGTAGAGGCAAGAAGACTTCAAGTTTGAGTGGCCCAGGTAAAGTTAGTTGCAAGTGTGTCTCAAGCAGTAAAATTCCTAGCAAGtgccaggcattgagttcaatccctgctACCAAACCAAAGGCTAGACCAAATTAAATACAGTGGTTCACAGCTgggaccctagctactcaggaggcatagatcaggagaatcacagttcaagccagccttgGCACAAAAAGTTGGTGCAACTATCTCAACCAAAGCTGGGCACtaggggctgcgaatatggcctagtggcaaaagtgctcgcctcatatacatgaagccctgggttcaattccccagcaccacatatatggaaaatggccagaagtggcgctgtggctcaagtggcagagtgctagccttgagcaaaaagaagccaggggcagtgctcaggccctgagtcgaagccccaggactggcaaaacaaaacaaagctgggCACTATGGCCTGTACCTGCCATCCCAGTTATAGTTGAAATACAAGCAGGAAGGTAAAGATATAGGCCAGTCTGTGCATAAATATGACCCTATTTGAAAGATAACAAGGCCTGAGgtgatagctcagtggtaaagcatctgcTTAGCACGTGTTGACTGTCTGGCTTCCTTGTCCAGTCAAACAGCAAAACAATGCAAGTCGTAATGGCTTGGCTATTGCTATCTCCAGCCAGACTCAGGGTGGGAGACATGGGTCCTGTTATGCTTGGGCCTGGGCAGCTACAGCAATGGAAACACAGGGCAGACCCTAAGTAGGACTTACGCCTCCTGGAGCATCTGGGTGGCCAGGGAGGCAGAGGTAAGTGGAGTCACTCATCAGGAGCTTCTGTGCCTTTCTTCTGCCTGATCCCCACCTGCTAGTATCTGAAGAAGCTGCACACCCAGGAGCGCGCAGTGGAGGAGGTGAAGCTGGCCATCAAGCCGTACTACCAGAAGAAGGACATCACCAAGGAGGAGTACAAGGACATTCTGCGGAAGGCCGTACACAAGGTAGGGGCTGTGGCCAAGGGGcatgtgggctggggagggggtgcagggaggaGGGGACCCTGTCTACAACTCCAGCtgtacacccccaccccccagatctGCCACAGCAAAAGTGGGGAGATCAACCCAGTGAAGGTGAGCAACCTGGTGCGGGCCTACGTCCAACGCTACCGCTACTTCCGCAAGCACGGGCGCAAGCCGGGGGATCCCCCAGGACCCCCCCGGCCATCCAAGGAGCCAGGGCCTCCAGACAAGGGTGGCCcaggcctgcccctgccccctctctGAGACCCCCAGCCATCCCTTCTGCCCCTTGCCTCTTTGAGATTCTGGACATATTTATGGCtccacctccccactcccctcccccatcagtgGGATGACTGGGGGAGGGTTGCTGCAGGGAAGAGGAGAGCCCCTTGCCCTGCCCAGCCTCCTGCCCATCTCCTTCGTGCCCATGCTGGCCCCATTGCCCCTTCCTTGTTCGTACCCAGTTCCCAGTTTCATTAAAGATTTCATGAAATGTAGTCCCAGCCCCATAATGCTAGCCCTTTCTTTTCAGAGACAAATTTGGGGGATGGAAGGCAGGGCCTAGGAGGCTCTGCGTGAGTCAGGCTGGGAGCAGGAGTGCAGACTGCTGGGCAGGTGTGATGCCCTCAGCGCATTTCCTCACACAGTGTCAGAATCACGGACACAGGTGCTGAAGTGAGGTAACAGGCTGTGAATAAAGTGCGTGATGGGTCCCAGGCCCCCTGACCAGCGCTAGAATTGCCCCACCTGCAGGAGCCCTTTGAGCTGATTGCTTTTTCACAGTCCTGTGAGGCTGCTGGTGGTTGAACCTAATCCGCTCCGGGGGAATGGAGCAGAGCAGCAAGGGCCCTAGTGGGCCAGTCAGGCAGCATGGCTCCCATTAATCGCCACTTACCCCGAACTGCAAGCCCAGCACCCCTGTCCAGAAAAGAACCCGAGGCTGAGGCCAGAAAGGGGCCCAGTGGAACTGGATCCAAGCAAACTCTTCCTAGGCAAGGCAGGGCTCCCACCCTAGTGCAACCCTGGAGTCCTGGGTGACCTCACTTTCCACCAGGTCTCTGGGGCAAGGTAAAGGGGGTGAAGTCAGCTGTCACCTGCACCGTGCCTGGTTGCCAAGCACTGCTGCACAGGTAAACGGACAGATGGCCCGGGGACCCCCCCAATGTGACACACCCACTGGCTATAGCAGGAACTGCTTTATTAGTCCAAGCCGGCTCAGGCCAGGGGCTTCCAGGGGCCTAGACCTCCATGTCCTCCACCAGGTCCTGCAGGTAGGCCTTGCACTGTTCCGACGAGAGCGAGAAGGGTTGGCTGTTGGAAATGTGCAGGTCCACAGTGTTCTCCAAGGAGGATGCTCCCCCCAACCGGGCCAAGTCCACCAGGGCCCTGAGGCATGTGGGAACAACCTGTGGGAGCAGTGGGGGAGCCCAGTCAAGGAAaccacccactcacccactccCATCAGCCCCTAGCTCAACCTACAATAAAGCACCAGCTGTAGGCATGCTGGGAACTAGTTTTTCCCACAAGGGAGCCCAGCATCCCTAGCGTTGAACAGCTACCTGTATGGGGGACTGAAGACAGAGGTCTGCCAACTCCCATAGGGTCTAAAGGTGTCAAATCAGGCTTTGTAGTGAGATCACTAAACAACTAGTGATGCCTGAGACCTGTAATGTCCTTTCCCATGGGGGATCCTGGGAGTTGTAGTTCCCTAGGTAAGACCCCCTGCcagcccaggagcccaggagaGTAGGTACCTTGACCATCACGAGCCTCTTGACCcatggctggtcctggggccatGCCTCTCCCACACAGAACCAGAGAGTGTAGCGCGGTGAGCGTCTACTTCCTTCCATGAAGGAAATGAGATCTAAAGGCCCAGAAGTAAGAgtcagagaagggaagaaaacccTGTACCCACTCCCAGTCTCTCTCTCCTATAGTGATCGCCCTTTGCTACCACAAATGGGCTGCCAGTCTGAGGAAAGTCCTTGCAGCTCTGGCATAAACCTGTGCTCCTCCTCCCCATCAGAAAGGAGGCCtcctgtgtgggggtgggggaggaacatggggctgacttcccctccccctgtccaTCCAGAATCCCAGCCATTAGTTGACATGGAGTCTACTGAACTTTGTGCccaggagctggctttgaaccctgattctctgatctctgccttccaagtagctaggattacaggcctgagccacctcctCCAGCTGGGAATTTGTCTTGTGTGTCTGTCCGGatgtttttggtgctgggatGTAGCACAGGGTCCTGtgtgtgctaagcaagcactgcgCCACTAAGCTGCACCCCAGCCCTTCTGTTTCTTTGGGAATGCACTGCTGTGATGACCACGACAGGGGCAGCCTTCCCTGTGCTCAGCCCTGTGCTGCCCCAGCTCCCTTCGCCACCATGCCTTCTGCTTCCCACACGGGGGGCTCACCGGTCACAAAGGGTGTTAGGTTGAACACGCATGCATCCTTGTCCTTGGGGACCTCACCGTCAGGCCCGTGGCCACTGTCGGGGAGCAGCTCTTCCCCCAGCGCCCAGTAGGCATGGGAGTGTCCCAGGCGCTGGGTCCACAGCTGCTGCCCAGCCCGCCACAGAGCCACACCACCCTTCAGGCCACTGAGCACATGCCTCACGAAGTTCTTCGCTCTCCTGTCTGTCAGTGATACCTCTGGGTCTGGCAGTGCTATTGGCTGCCAAGGCAGCATCTGGTTCACATCTTCTAAGCCCACCAGCCGCAAGCCCTGGGGGCAGAAGACGGTCTGCTGGAAGACTTGGCGGCCTCGGTAGAAGGCGGTCACCTCGAACTCCCACTCTGACCAGCAGCAGCAgtaaggaggagaaagatggaggaGGCCAGAGTGAGGGCCATTGTTCCACCGCAGTCCCTCCCACCCCATAGGTGGCACTCACGTTCCTCAGATGCCAACAGCTGCCTCAGTGGGTTACCACGGGGGGCTGGGTTTTGGGATGGCATACAGTTATTCAAGCTGGAGTTCAACAAGACCAGAGGGTAGTGCTCAGAGGCCACAGCCAGGCCTGAGGCCCCTTCTTGTGGGAGTGGAGCCAAGGCCATGTCACCCAGCATCTCCAGGAGGTCCTcctgaagaaagaagagagacatgTCAACGGGCTTTTCTGGATCAGGCAGATAGCAGGCTGGAGGGGATGAAATGGGGCTCTGGGGGAGA
Proteins encoded in this region:
- the Scaf1 gene encoding splicing factor, arginine/serine-rich 19 isoform X1 encodes the protein MLCEAVWYLAFRAISTLAPTCLGKVTMEEEDESRGKTEESGEDRGDGPPDRDPTLSPSAFILRAIQQAVRSSLQGDLPSDKDGSRCHGFPWRRCRSPRSESRPQESGGTDTATVLDMATDSFLAGLVTTLDPPDTWVPSRLDLRPGESEDMLELVAEVRIGDRDPIPLPVPSLLPRLRAWRTGKTVSPQSHSSPPVCARHLLTLGTGDGGPAPPPAPSSASSSPSPSPSSSSPSPPPPPPPPAPPAPPAPRFDIYDPFHPTDEAYSPPPAPEQKYDPFEPTGSNPSSSAGTPSPEEEEEEEEEEEEEEEEEEEGLSQSISRISETLAGIYDDNSLSQDFPGDESPSPDPQPPAAAPGTPPQADSTRAEGATRRRVFVVGAEAEACREGKVSVEVVTAGAALPPPLLPPTDSEIEEGEIVQPEEEPRLALPLFRAGGRPARPPPAPAPAPAPAPPPPPPPPAARAPEGDDFLSLHAESDGEGALQVDLGEPAPAPPAADARWGGLDLRRKILTQRRERYRQRSPSPAAAPAPAAGAGPPARKKSRRERKRSGETKEAAPGPGAPPAPPAPTSPWDSKKRRSRDRKTSSHAAASTRRRSRSRSRSARRRSRSSDHRRGGRRSRSREKRRRRRRSASPPPATSSSSSSRRERHRGKHRDGGSKKKKKRSRSRGEKRAADGGEKPAGGAAPSSGSADREGRRRGAVPPSIQDLTDHDLFAIKRTITVGRPDKPSPRGPSPGPATSPRREVLYDSEGLSADERGKGGDKERRRAGSGATSSSRDKSSRRKGLDAGDRERDRDRDRASKKARPKDSAPPAGPPKPAASSGSGSSSSSSSCSSRKVKLQSKVAVLIREGVSSTTPAKDTAGPGSIAVKFSRDRESRSPFLKPEERAPADAAKAAAGSTKPKKTKAKAKAGAKKAKGTKAKTKPSKTRKKARSGGSSAGSGPGALKKSKADSCSQPAGAKGGEETSWSGEERAAKAPSTPPPKAAPPPPALTPDSQTVDSSCKTPEVSFLPEEAVEEAGGRGGVEEEEEEEEEEEEEEEEEQQPATTTATSTAAAAPSTAPSAGSTAGDSGAEDGPAARVSQLPTLPPPMPWNLPAGVDCTTSGVLALTALLFKMEEANLASRAKAQELIQATNQILSHRKPPSSLGVTPAPVPTSLGLPPGPSSYLLPGSLPLGGCGSTPPTPTGLAASSDKREGSSSSEGRGDTDKYLKKLHTQERAVEEVKLAIKPYYQKKDITKEEYKDILRKAVHKICHSKSGEINPVKVSNLVRAYVQRYRYFRKHGRKPGDPPGPPRPSKEPGPPDKGGPGLPLPPL
- the Scaf1 gene encoding splicing factor, arginine/serine-rich 19 isoform X2 → MEEEDESRGKTEESGEDRGDGPPDRDPTLSPSAFILRAIQQAVRSSLQGDLPSDKDGSRCHGFPWRRCRSPRSESRPQESGGTDTATVLDMATDSFLAGLVTTLDPPDTWVPSRLDLRPGESEDMLELVAEVRIGDRDPIPLPVPSLLPRLRAWRTGKTVSPQSHSSPPVCARHLLTLGTGDGGPAPPPAPSSASSSPSPSPSSSSPSPPPPPPPPAPPAPPAPRFDIYDPFHPTDEAYSPPPAPEQKYDPFEPTGSNPSSSAGTPSPEEEEEEEEEEEEEEEEEEEGLSQSISRISETLAGIYDDNSLSQDFPGDESPSPDPQPPAAAPGTPPQADSTRAEGATRRRVFVVGAEAEACREGKVSVEVVTAGAALPPPLLPPTDSEIEEGEIVQPEEEPRLALPLFRAGGRPARPPPAPAPAPAPAPPPPPPPPAARAPEGDDFLSLHAESDGEGALQVDLGEPAPAPPAADARWGGLDLRRKILTQRRERYRQRSPSPAAAPAPAAGAGPPARKKSRRERKRSGETKEAAPGPGAPPAPPAPTSPWDSKKRRSRDRKTSSHAAASTRRRSRSRSRSARRRSRSSDHRRGGRRSRSREKRRRRRRSASPPPATSSSSSSRRERHRGKHRDGGSKKKKKRSRSRGEKRAADGGEKPAGGAAPSSGSADREGRRRGAVPPSIQDLTDHDLFAIKRTITVGRPDKPSPRGPSPGPATSPRREVLYDSEGLSADERGKGGDKERRRAGSGATSSSRDKSSRRKGLDAGDRERDRDRDRASKKARPKDSAPPAGPPKPAASSGSGSSSSSSSCSSRKVKLQSKVAVLIREGVSSTTPAKDTAGPGSIAVKFSRDRESRSPFLKPEERAPADAAKAAAGSTKPKKTKAKAKAGAKKAKGTKAKTKPSKTRKKARSGGSSAGSGPGALKKSKADSCSQPAGAKGGEETSWSGEERAAKAPSTPPPKAAPPPPALTPDSQTVDSSCKTPEVSFLPEEAVEEAGGRGGVEEEEEEEEEEEEEEEEEQQPATTTATSTAAAAPSTAPSAGSTAGDSGAEDGPAARVSQLPTLPPPMPWNLPAGVDCTTSGVLALTALLFKMEEANLASRAKAQELIQATNQILSHRKPPSSLGVTPAPVPTSLGLPPGPSSYLLPGSLPLGGCGSTPPTPTGLAASSDKREGSSSSEGRGDTDKYLKKLHTQERAVEEVKLAIKPYYQKKDITKEEYKDILRKAVHKICHSKSGEINPVKVSNLVRAYVQRYRYFRKHGRKPGDPPGPPRPSKEPGPPDKGGPGLPLPPL
- the Irf3 gene encoding interferon regulatory factor 3 is translated as MGTQKPRILPWLISQLDQGRFEGVAWLDANHRRFRIPWKHGLRQDAQLVDFGIFQAWAEASGAYTPGKDKPDLPTWKRNFRSALNRKEGLRLADDRSKDPHDPHKVYEFVDSSETGDSPQLDTSPDTDGGGITPDIQEDLLEMLGDMALAPLPQEGASGLAVASEHYPLVLLNSSLNNCMPSQNPAPRGNPLRQLLASEEQWEFEVTAFYRGRQVFQQTVFCPQGLRLVGLEDVNQMLPWQPIALPDPEVSLTDRRAKNFVRHVLSGLKGGVALWRAGQQLWTQRLGHSHAYWALGEELLPDSGHGPDGEVPKDKDACVFNLTPFVTDLISFMEGSRRSPRYTLWFCVGEAWPQDQPWVKRLVMVKVVPTCLRALVDLARLGGASSLENTVDLHISNSQPFSLSSEQCKAYLQDLVEDMEV